Part of the Halorhabdus utahensis DSM 12940 genome, CACCGGCGAGGATCCGTACCGCGGCGACTACGACGACGTCCGGGCGGCCATCCTCGACGACGAGACGCCCGTCCCCAGCGACGTGCGACCGGAAGTCCCCGAACCCGTCGACGAGATCGTCGCCAAGGCGATGGCCCCCCGGAAGCTCACTCGCTTCGAAACGGCGGCCCAGCTGCATCGACAGCTCGATCAGCTCGTGTGAGTGGGGTTGGACGGTCGATGAGATCGTCGGGTAGGAGCGTCACGTTGTCAGCGTCCGGAAACGTTCTAATCGTCGCCTGGCTTATACGCCCCGCCACGTCGTTCGATCGTGTAGATGTCGAGAACCTGATCGTCGTGGTCACACTCGGCACCGAGCCGAAACTGGCCGATCCGGAGCTTCGAATGTGGTGCCCCGGTCAGCGGTTCGAGGTAGTCGTCGGGGTCGCGCCACCGATCGGTGACGATGTCGTCCAGCTTGTCCGTAATTCGCGATCGTGCGTGTTCGTCGAGATCGTCGTACGTCCGCTTGGCCGGTGCCCGTAGCTGCCACGTCCACTCTTCACTCATCGTCGTTCAGCAACTCGTCGCGGGAGAACGTCTCGCTGTCACCCGTTCGGCGTGCGTGCTCGACCGCCGCGATCTCCTTCCAGCTCTTGCGGGTGAGACCGGGGTGCCGGACGGCATCACGAAGGGTTTCCCGAATGAACTCGCTTCGGCTATTGTACCCCTCCTCGCCCCACGTCGCGTCGATGTCTTCGAGTAACGTCTCCGTGAGACGGACGTTGATATTCGTCTTTTCGGGTCCACCACCGCCACTATCCGTATCTGCATCAGACATACGAATGTGTTACGTTCAGGATCGAATAAATGTTCGGGGTCAACTGCTGTCCTCTCGGGAAATGGACGAGTCCCTCGATATTCCGATCGAAACTCGCCTGAATGAGTGGGACGCCGGTGAGAGATGGGACAGACTGGTTTCAAAGAATCGTCGCCAAGGCGATGGCCCCCCGGAAGCTAACTCGGTTCGAGACGGCGGCCCAGCTCCACCGACAGCTCGACCAACTTGTCTGAGACGGGCCGCCATCGGGAGTTCGATACATTGGGAAGGACGACAGTACATTTTTCAAATAGGATCGACCAGTGTCACGTATGGAAAGTGTGCGTCGTCTCGCCGGCTTTCTGATGGTGGTTTTCGCGATCGCGACGGTGCCCGGTGGCG contains:
- a CDS encoding type II toxin-antitoxin system RelE family toxin gives rise to the protein MSEEWTWQLRAPAKRTYDDLDEHARSRITDKLDDIVTDRWRDPDDYLEPLTGAPHSKLRIGQFRLGAECDHDDQVLDIYTIERRGGAYKPGDD
- a CDS encoding ribbon-helix-helix domain-containing protein — its product is MSDADTDSGGGGPEKTNINVRLTETLLEDIDATWGEEGYNSRSEFIRETLRDAVRHPGLTRKSWKEIAAVEHARRTGDSETFSRDELLNDDE